The following are encoded together in the Saliniramus fredricksonii genome:
- a CDS encoding gamma-butyrobetaine hydroxylase-like domain-containing protein, which produces MSESETPKTRTTRGKTRPWPTELRVSQDRRTLTVTYDDGAAFPLPAEYLRVASPSAEVQGHSPAQRKTVPGKINVQIMQIEPLGNYAAKIVFDDMHSTGIYGWDYLRDLGENRETRWQTYLDELAAKGLSREAQGKPA; this is translated from the coding sequence ATGAGTGAAAGCGAAACACCCAAGACCCGCACGACGCGCGGCAAGACCCGCCCCTGGCCGACCGAGCTGCGCGTCTCGCAGGATCGCCGCACGCTGACCGTGACCTATGACGACGGCGCGGCCTTCCCGCTGCCGGCGGAATATCTGCGCGTGGCGAGCCCTTCGGCGGAGGTGCAGGGCCACAGCCCGGCCCAGCGCAAGACCGTGCCGGGCAAGATCAACGTGCAGATCATGCAGATCGAGCCTCTGGGGAACTACGCCGCCAAGATCGTCTTCGACGACATGCATTCCACCGGCATCTACGGTTGGGATTATCTGCGCGATCTCGGCGAGAACCGGGAGACGCGCTGGCAGACCTATCTCGACGAGCTCGCCGCCAAAGGGCTCTCGCGGGAGGCGCAGGGCAAACCGGCCTGA
- a CDS encoding (2Fe-2S)-binding protein has translation MASVTMTVNGKSVTADVDPRTLLAQFVREHLRLTGTHVGCDTSQCGACVVHVDGKAVKACTMLAVQADGCEVVTIEGLANGAELHPMQAAFREHHGLQCGYCTPGMIMTAVDMVNRLGSDLDEATIRHELEGNICRCTGYHNIVRAVETGAKAMTEGGARQAAE, from the coding sequence ATGGCCAGCGTCACGATGACGGTGAACGGGAAATCCGTGACCGCCGATGTCGATCCGCGCACGCTGCTCGCACAATTCGTTCGCGAGCATCTGCGCCTCACAGGCACCCATGTCGGTTGCGATACCAGCCAGTGCGGCGCCTGCGTCGTGCATGTCGACGGCAAGGCCGTGAAAGCCTGCACCATGCTCGCTGTCCAGGCGGATGGCTGTGAGGTCGTCACGATCGAAGGACTCGCAAACGGCGCCGAGCTGCATCCGATGCAGGCCGCCTTCCGCGAACATCACGGGCTGCAATGCGGCTATTGCACGCCGGGCATGATCATGACCGCCGTCGATATGGTGAACCGGCTCGGTTCCGATCTCGACGAGGCGACGATCCGTCACGAGCTCGAAGGCAATATCTGCCGCTGCACCGGCTATCACAACATCGTACGCGCGGTGGAGACCGGTGCGAAGGCGATGACCGAGGGCGGTGCGCGTCAGGCTGCCGAGTGA
- a CDS encoding xanthine dehydrogenase family protein molybdopterin-binding subunit: MTGTGIGAPVRRKEDQRFITGKGRYTDDLTRPGQAHAYFVRSPHAHAEIARIDKAAAEAMPGVLAVLTGDDLAADNIGGLICGWMIHSKDGSPMKAGAHPALAQGKVRYVGDHVAVVVAETLAQARDAAEAVEVDYKLLPAIADTAKARESKVVVHDVAPDNTVYEWHLGDKDATEAAFRKAKHVTTLDITNNRLIPNPIETRAAIGEYDMGSDNYTLYTTSQNPHVARLVLSAFIGIAPENKLRVIAPDVGGGFGSKIFIYAEETVCVWASKKVGRPVKWTSDRTEAFLSDAHGRDHVTRAQLALDDNGKILALRAHTIANLGAYLSTFSSSVPTYLYAPLLSGQYDIPAIYAEVDGVYTNTAPVDAYRGAGRPEATFVVERLVEVAARELGMDPAKFRKKNYIKRFPHQTPVIMNYDVGDYGASLEKALEMADYKGFNKRKRESAKKGKLRGIGFSSYIEACGIAPSQAVGSLGAGVGLWESAEVRVNPTGSVEVLTGSHSHGQGHETTFAQLVSERLGVDINNVNIVHGDTDKVQFGMGTYGSRSGAVGMSAITRAIDKVIEKGKKVAAYAMEASDKDIEFADGKFSVAGTDKSMAFGEIALQAYIAHKFSGQDLEPGLKEGAFYDPTNFTFPAGVHICEVEIDPDTGVTTIERFTAVDDFGVVINPMIVEGQVHGGIAQGVGQALLENAVYDESGQLVTASYMDYAMPRADDLPSFDVGMTVTPCPSNPLGIKGCGEAGAIAAPPAVINAITNAVGHEDVPMPATPRAVWHAIHKARAPMAAE; encoded by the coding sequence ATGACCGGTACCGGAATCGGCGCCCCCGTGCGTCGCAAGGAAGACCAGCGTTTCATCACCGGCAAGGGCCGCTATACCGACGATCTCACCCGTCCGGGTCAGGCGCATGCCTATTTCGTCCGCTCGCCGCATGCCCATGCCGAAATCGCCAGGATCGACAAGGCCGCAGCCGAGGCCATGCCCGGCGTGCTCGCCGTTCTCACCGGCGATGATCTCGCCGCCGACAATATCGGCGGGCTGATCTGCGGCTGGATGATCCATTCCAAGGACGGCTCGCCGATGAAGGCCGGCGCGCATCCCGCGCTGGCCCAGGGTAAGGTGCGCTATGTCGGTGATCACGTCGCGGTTGTTGTCGCCGAGACGCTGGCCCAGGCCCGCGATGCCGCCGAGGCGGTCGAGGTGGATTACAAACTCCTGCCCGCGATTGCGGATACGGCGAAGGCGCGGGAATCGAAGGTCGTCGTTCACGATGTCGCGCCCGACAACACCGTCTATGAGTGGCATCTGGGCGACAAGGATGCGACGGAAGCCGCCTTCAGGAAGGCCAAGCACGTCACCACCCTCGACATCACCAACAACCGCCTGATCCCCAACCCGATCGAGACCCGCGCGGCGATCGGCGAATACGACATGGGGTCGGACAATTACACGCTCTACACCACCAGCCAGAACCCGCATGTGGCGCGGCTCGTGCTCTCGGCCTTCATCGGCATCGCGCCGGAGAACAAGCTGCGGGTAATCGCGCCTGATGTGGGCGGCGGCTTCGGCTCGAAGATCTTTATTTATGCCGAGGAAACCGTCTGCGTCTGGGCATCCAAGAAGGTCGGGCGTCCGGTCAAGTGGACCTCCGACCGCACCGAGGCGTTCCTTTCCGACGCCCATGGCCGCGATCACGTCACCCGCGCGCAGCTCGCACTCGACGATAACGGCAAGATTCTCGCCCTGCGCGCCCATACCATCGCCAATCTCGGCGCCTATCTCTCCACCTTCTCCTCATCGGTGCCGACCTACCTCTACGCGCCGCTGCTCTCGGGGCAGTACGATATCCCGGCGATCTACGCGGAGGTGGACGGCGTCTATACCAACACCGCGCCTGTCGATGCCTATCGCGGGGCAGGGCGACCGGAGGCAACCTTCGTGGTCGAGCGGCTGGTGGAAGTGGCCGCGCGCGAGCTCGGCATGGATCCGGCCAAGTTCCGCAAGAAGAACTATATCAAGCGCTTCCCGCACCAGACGCCGGTGATCATGAATTACGATGTCGGCGATTACGGCGCCTCGCTGGAAAAAGCGCTGGAGATGGCTGATTACAAGGGCTTCAACAAGCGCAAGCGCGAGAGCGCCAAGAAGGGCAAGCTGCGCGGAATCGGTTTTTCGAGCTATATCGAGGCCTGCGGCATCGCGCCCTCGCAGGCGGTCGGCTCGCTCGGCGCCGGTGTCGGCCTGTGGGAATCGGCGGAAGTGCGCGTCAATCCGACCGGTTCCGTCGAGGTCCTGACCGGCTCTCACAGCCATGGCCAGGGCCACGAGACCACTTTCGCCCAGCTGGTCTCCGAGCGTCTTGGCGTCGATATCAACAATGTGAACATCGTCCACGGCGATACCGACAAGGTCCAGTTCGGCATGGGCACCTACGGCTCGCGCTCCGGCGCGGTCGGCATGTCGGCGATCACCCGCGCCATCGACAAGGTGATCGAGAAGGGCAAGAAGGTCGCGGCCTATGCGATGGAGGCATCCGACAAGGATATCGAATTTGCCGACGGCAAGTTCTCCGTCGCGGGCACCGACAAGTCGATGGCGTTCGGCGAGATCGCGCTCCAGGCCTATATCGCCCACAAATTCTCCGGCCAGGATCTCGAACCCGGCCTGAAGGAGGGCGCCTTCTACGATCCGACGAACTTCACCTTCCCCGCAGGCGTGCATATCTGCGAGGTCGAGATCGATCCCGATACCGGCGTGACCACGATCGAACGCTTCACGGCGGTGGATGATTTCGGGGTGGTGATCAATCCGATGATCGTCGAGGGCCAGGTCCATGGCGGCATCGCCCAGGGCGTCGGCCAGGCGCTGCTGGAAAACGCGGTCTATGACGAATCCGGCCAGCTCGTCACGGCGAGCTACATGGATTACGCCATGCCCCGCGCCGATGATCTGCCGTCCTTCGATGTCGGCATGACGGTGACCCCGTGCCCGTCCAACCCGCTCGGCATCAAGGGCTGCGGCGAGGCGGGTGCGATTGCCGCGCCGCCGGCCGTGATCAACGCCATCACCAATGCGGTGGGCCATGAGGACGTGCCCATGCCGGCCACGCCGCGCGCGGTCTGGCATGCCATCCACAAGGCCAGGGCGCCGATGGCGGCGGAGTGA
- a CDS encoding FAD binding domain-containing protein translates to MHAFEYHRPSNVRQAAALLQKNEDAKIVAGGHTLLPTMKQRLAAPSALVDLGAMGELRGIEKKGRAVVIGAMSTHAEVATSAVVAEAIPGLAKLAEGIGDPAVRHRGTIGGSIANNDPAADYPAACIGLGATIITNKRKIPAEEFFTGMFDTALDEGEIITKVSFPIPAKAAYAKFRNPASRYALAGVFVSKRGSDIRVAVTGAGSDGVFRWSEAEEALAKRFAPKSLDGMSASASDMNTDIHADAEYRAHLVGVMARRAVAAATGR, encoded by the coding sequence ATGCACGCTTTCGAATATCATCGCCCGAGCAATGTCCGCCAGGCGGCGGCGCTCCTGCAGAAGAATGAGGATGCCAAGATCGTCGCCGGCGGTCACACGCTCCTGCCTACCATGAAACAGCGCCTCGCGGCGCCCTCCGCGCTCGTCGATCTCGGCGCCATGGGCGAATTGCGCGGCATCGAGAAGAAGGGTCGCGCTGTTGTGATCGGCGCCATGTCGACCCATGCCGAGGTCGCGACCTCGGCTGTCGTCGCCGAGGCGATTCCTGGCCTTGCCAAACTCGCGGAAGGGATCGGCGATCCGGCGGTGCGCCATCGCGGCACGATCGGCGGTTCGATCGCCAATAACGACCCCGCCGCCGATTATCCCGCCGCCTGTATCGGGCTCGGCGCGACGATCATCACCAACAAGCGCAAGATTCCGGCGGAGGAATTCTTCACGGGCATGTTCGACACTGCGCTGGACGAAGGCGAGATCATCACCAAGGTCTCCTTTCCGATCCCCGCCAAGGCGGCCTATGCCAAGTTCCGCAACCCAGCCTCGCGCTATGCGCTGGCCGGCGTCTTCGTCTCCAAGCGCGGCTCGGATATTCGCGTCGCCGTGACCGGGGCGGGCTCAGACGGCGTGTTCCGCTGGAGCGAGGCGGAGGAGGCCCTCGCCAAGCGCTTCGCGCCCAAATCCCTCGACGGGATGAGCGCATCTGCCAGCGACATGAATACGGATATTCATGCCGATGCGGAATACCGCGCGCATCTCGTCGGCGTGATGGCGCGCCGCGCGGTTGCGGCTGCGACCGGGCGCTGA
- a CDS encoding AAA family ATPase: MSDIPASIDDTRKLLQDAGYVSDRPLATVLFLALRLNRPLFLEGEAGVGKTEIAKVLSQALGRSLIRLQCYEGLDVSSAVYEWNYAGQMMEIRLAEATGEADRERLEGDIFSERHLIKRALLQALEPDTAGPPVLLIDELDRTDEAFEAFLLEILSDFQVTIPEYGTVRAAHPPIVIITSNRTREIHDALKRRCLYHWVDYPDAARELAILRAKVPQAPAKLSKDIVAFVQAIRKEDLFKSPGVAESLDWASALVELDAVALDPHLVSDTLGVLLKYQDDIQKLQGSKAQEMLDQVKAQAKG; this comes from the coding sequence GTGTCCGATATTCCCGCCAGCATCGACGATACCCGGAAGCTTCTGCAAGATGCGGGCTACGTTTCCGATCGCCCGCTCGCCACGGTGCTGTTTCTTGCGCTGCGCCTCAACCGTCCGCTCTTCCTCGAGGGCGAGGCCGGTGTCGGCAAGACCGAGATCGCCAAGGTGCTCTCGCAGGCGCTGGGGCGTTCGCTGATTCGGCTGCAATGCTATGAGGGGCTCGATGTCTCATCTGCGGTCTACGAATGGAACTATGCCGGCCAGATGATGGAGATCCGCCTCGCCGAGGCGACCGGCGAGGCCGATCGCGAGCGGCTGGAGGGGGACATCTTCTCCGAGCGCCATCTGATCAAGCGCGCGCTCTTGCAGGCGCTGGAGCCCGACACCGCCGGGCCGCCCGTCCTGCTGATCGACGAACTCGACCGCACGGACGAGGCCTTCGAGGCGTTCCTGCTCGAAATCCTCTCCGATTTCCAGGTCACGATCCCGGAATACGGCACCGTGCGCGCCGCGCATCCGCCGATCGTGATCATCACATCGAACCGCACCCGCGAGATCCACGACGCGCTCAAGCGCCGCTGCCTGTATCACTGGGTGGATTATCCCGATGCGGCGCGCGAACTCGCGATCCTGCGCGCGAAGGTGCCGCAGGCGCCGGCGAAACTGTCGAAGGACATCGTCGCTTTCGTTCAGGCCATCCGCAAGGAGGACCTGTTCAAGTCCCCCGGCGTCGCCGAGAGCCTCGACTGGGCCTCCGCGCTGGTCGAACTCGACGCCGTGGCGCTCGATCCGCATCTCGTCTCTGATACGCTGGGCGTGCTCTTGAAATATCAGGACGACATCCAGAAGCTTCAGGGCTCTAAGGCGCAGGAAATGCTCGATCAGGTCAAGGCGCAGGCGAAGGGCTGA
- a CDS encoding MBL fold metallo-hydrolase: MPSLKAAIIPVTPLEQNCTLIWDDETKTGAVIDPGGDVGRIRSGIEELGLTIEKIVLTHGHFDHIGGVAELRALLDVPVEGPHRADEPLIANLPAIAEQYGLGTVESFTPDRWLDEGDDFDIAGIPFEILHCPGHSPGSLVFFQKDQRFALVGDVLFRGSVGRADLPGGDMDTLINSIRTKLLVLGDDVGFICGHGPTSNIGDERASNPFLQD, translated from the coding sequence ATGCCGAGTCTGAAAGCCGCGATCATCCCCGTCACGCCTCTGGAGCAGAATTGCACGCTGATCTGGGATGACGAGACGAAGACCGGCGCCGTCATCGATCCGGGCGGGGATGTCGGACGCATCCGCTCCGGCATCGAAGAACTCGGCCTGACCATCGAGAAGATCGTGCTCACTCACGGCCATTTCGATCATATCGGCGGCGTCGCCGAACTGCGCGCGTTGCTTGATGTCCCCGTGGAGGGGCCCCATCGCGCCGATGAGCCGCTGATCGCCAATCTCCCCGCCATCGCCGAGCAATACGGCCTCGGCACCGTCGAGAGCTTCACCCCGGATCGCTGGCTGGACGAAGGCGATGATTTCGACATTGCCGGCATTCCGTTCGAGATCCTGCATTGCCCGGGCCACTCCCCCGGCAGCCTCGTCTTCTTCCAGAAAGACCAGCGATTCGCGCTCGTGGGCGATGTGCTCTTCCGCGGCTCCGTCGGGCGCGCCGACCTGCCGGGAGGCGATATGGACACGCTGATCAATTCGATTCGCACGAAACTCCTCGTCCTCGGCGACGATGTCGGCTTCATCTGCGGTCACGGGCCGACCAGCAATATCGGCGATGAGCGCGCCAGCAATCCCTTCCTCCAGGATTGA
- a CDS encoding helix-turn-helix domain-containing protein: protein MSNKKSPNEIDFEIGRRIKLRRNALGLNQQQLAREIDVSYQQVQKYENGTDRVGAARLFQISQALDVPIGFFYGSLIDGGFGTGEVVSLEDHQIQRALADPDGRQLLLIFANLKVPSLRTSLLDIAKSLADTDKYKKG from the coding sequence TTGAGCAACAAGAAGTCGCCGAATGAAATCGATTTCGAAATCGGACGGCGCATCAAGCTCCGGCGGAATGCGCTGGGGTTGAACCAGCAGCAGCTGGCCAGGGAAATCGATGTATCCTACCAGCAGGTCCAGAAGTATGAGAACGGAACCGACCGTGTCGGGGCGGCCAGACTGTTCCAGATTTCGCAGGCCCTCGATGTGCCGATCGGCTTCTTTTATGGCAGTCTGATTGACGGGGGCTTCGGGACGGGTGAGGTCGTGTCGCTTGAGGATCACCAGATTCAGCGCGCCTTGGCAGATCCAGACGGGCGGCAGCTTCTGCTCATCTTCGCGAATTTGAAGGTGCCGAGCCTGCGTACCAGTCTGCTGGATATCGCGAAGTCGCTCGCCGACACCGACAAATACAAGAAGGGCTGA
- a CDS encoding O-antigen ligase family protein, producing MNTLSTSPSVPAATGFSRGTQWWTLFIFMCGGGVVLIEPSPYEFAFFLALFVFMLGGMRLGAGAVVMAVLLMLYNIGGLFSLIPFLDDGDAVRFIGVSFYLAVTAIFFAALLQDDARWRMHALTWGLVSGATIASVAGILGYFNVAGLGAIFTLHDRAAGTFKDPNVLGTYVILPLVLLAQAILITGRLRLRHVVPLGIILFGGVFLSFSRGAWGNMILSMALMTMLTFLFVAGPRQRLRITVLAVTGIIGAIVALAIALSIEELRSMFEVRAALVQHYDVGATGRFGRIFRAIPELLDRPNGYGPMQFREVWFEDPHNVYLNAFSAYGWLGGLSYLCLIGATLVVGWRLIATPSDMQAFAIAVWSVLFVQMLQGLAIDTDHWRHFYLLLGLTWGLFDRNVRRGGYQAGRAVGESRGG from the coding sequence TTGAACACGCTGAGCACCAGTCCGTCGGTCCCGGCTGCGACCGGTTTTTCGCGCGGCACACAATGGTGGACGCTGTTCATCTTCATGTGTGGCGGCGGCGTGGTGCTGATCGAGCCCTCCCCTTACGAATTCGCCTTCTTCCTCGCGCTGTTCGTCTTCATGCTGGGGGGCATGCGCCTCGGAGCGGGGGCGGTGGTGATGGCAGTTCTGCTGATGCTGTACAATATCGGCGGGCTGTTCTCGCTGATCCCCTTCCTTGATGACGGGGATGCGGTGCGCTTCATCGGGGTGTCGTTCTACCTGGCCGTGACGGCCATCTTCTTCGCCGCACTCTTGCAGGACGATGCGCGCTGGCGGATGCACGCGCTGACCTGGGGGCTCGTCAGCGGCGCGACGATCGCGTCGGTGGCGGGAATTCTCGGCTATTTCAATGTGGCCGGGCTCGGTGCGATCTTCACCCTGCATGATCGCGCGGCGGGCACATTCAAGGATCCGAACGTGCTGGGCACCTACGTGATCCTGCCACTCGTCCTGCTGGCACAAGCCATTCTGATCACAGGCAGATTACGGCTGCGCCATGTCGTGCCGCTCGGGATCATCCTCTTTGGCGGCGTGTTCCTGTCCTTCTCGCGCGGCGCCTGGGGAAACATGATCCTGTCCATGGCGCTGATGACGATGCTGACCTTCCTATTCGTGGCCGGGCCACGGCAGCGTCTGCGCATCACCGTGCTCGCCGTCACCGGAATCATCGGCGCAATCGTGGCCCTCGCCATTGCATTGTCCATCGAGGAACTGCGCAGCATGTTCGAGGTGCGCGCCGCTCTCGTCCAGCACTATGACGTCGGCGCCACCGGGCGATTTGGACGCATTTTCCGCGCCATCCCCGAACTGCTCGACCGACCGAACGGCTATGGACCGATGCAGTTCCGAGAGGTCTGGTTCGAGGACCCGCACAACGTCTATCTGAACGCCTTTTCCGCCTATGGCTGGCTGGGCGGACTGTCCTATCTCTGCCTGATCGGCGCCACGCTCGTCGTCGGCTGGCGCCTGATCGCAACACCCTCGGACATGCAGGCCTTCGCCATCGCCGTCTGGTCGGTTCTCTTCGTCCAGATGCTCCAGGGCTTGGCCATCGATACAGACCACTGGCGGCACTTCTATCTGCTGCTCGGGCTGACCTGGGGGTTGTTCGACCGCAACGTCCGGCGTGGCGGATATCAGGCGGGTCGCGCAGTCGGGGAAAGCCGGGGCGGATGA
- a CDS encoding undecaprenyl-phosphate glucose phosphotransferase yields MSIDIRDLMQAAASASMDGTAKQQRGERNHRAKRPPAEATAGLPLSGAFSAKVLTGTVRLVELLIVAGLGIGLHLAYLGNTFNSFTLAMIAGLSLAALIAFEMVHVYSIQAFRTFFRNGLRLLTTWTVVFLIGFTAIFLLKVGDEYSRVWLVGWFFTGAAALTAERLALAGLVGRMTRAGRFDRRTAIVGAGPAAVEMIRALDAQGDNGVRIVGVFDDRNDERTPDLVAGYPTLGTVTDLVDYARNTQLDLVIFTVPIAAEGRILQMLSKLWVLPIDIRLAAHASKLRLRPRAYSYIGNVPVLDVFDRPIADWDLVVKWLFDKLVGLSIMMLLAPAMAAVALAVKLDSRGPVLFRQKRYGFNNELIEVFKFRSMYVDQGDAGAAKLVTKDDPRVTRVGRIIRKTSLDELPQLFNVVFKGNLSLVGPRPHALQAKAANELYDQVVDGYFARHKVKPGITGWAQINGWRGETDTQEKIQRRVEHDLYYIENWSVLFDLQILAMTPFALLKTENAY; encoded by the coding sequence ATGAGTATCGATATCCGCGATCTTATGCAGGCAGCCGCATCCGCCAGCATGGACGGCACGGCGAAACAGCAAAGGGGCGAGCGCAATCATCGCGCGAAACGTCCGCCGGCCGAGGCCACCGCTGGGCTGCCCTTGTCGGGCGCCTTCTCGGCCAAGGTTCTCACCGGCACGGTCCGCCTCGTCGAACTGCTCATCGTGGCCGGGCTCGGTATCGGGCTGCACCTCGCCTATCTCGGCAATACCTTCAACAGCTTCACGCTGGCCATGATCGCGGGGCTTTCCCTCGCTGCGCTCATTGCATTCGAAATGGTGCATGTCTATTCGATCCAGGCGTTTCGCACCTTCTTTCGTAACGGGCTACGCCTTCTGACCACCTGGACCGTCGTCTTCCTCATCGGCTTCACCGCGATCTTTCTTCTCAAGGTGGGTGACGAGTATTCCCGCGTCTGGCTCGTCGGCTGGTTCTTCACCGGCGCCGCCGCACTGACGGCGGAGCGGCTGGCCCTTGCCGGACTCGTCGGGCGCATGACCCGGGCGGGGCGTTTCGACCGGCGGACCGCCATCGTTGGAGCCGGCCCGGCCGCGGTCGAGATGATCCGCGCGCTCGATGCGCAGGGCGACAACGGCGTGCGCATCGTCGGCGTTTTCGATGACCGCAATGACGAGCGCACGCCCGATCTCGTGGCAGGCTACCCCACCCTCGGGACCGTGACCGATCTCGTCGATTACGCGCGCAACACGCAGCTCGACCTCGTGATCTTCACCGTCCCGATTGCCGCCGAGGGGCGGATCCTGCAGATGCTCTCCAAGCTCTGGGTATTGCCGATCGATATCCGGCTGGCCGCCCATGCGAGCAAGCTGCGCCTGCGTCCGCGCGCCTATTCCTATATCGGCAACGTGCCGGTTCTCGATGTCTTCGACCGCCCGATCGCGGATTGGGATCTCGTAGTCAAATGGCTTTTCGACAAGCTCGTCGGCCTGTCCATCATGATGTTGCTCGCTCCGGCCATGGCGGCTGTCGCCCTGGCGGTGAAGCTCGATTCGCGCGGGCCGGTGCTGTTTCGCCAGAAGCGCTACGGATTCAACAACGAACTGATCGAGGTCTTCAAGTTCCGCTCGATGTATGTCGATCAGGGTGACGCGGGCGCGGCCAAACTGGTGACGAAGGACGATCCGCGCGTCACCCGGGTGGGGCGGATCATCCGAAAGACCTCCCTCGATGAATTGCCGCAGCTCTTCAACGTCGTCTTCAAGGGCAATCTCTCGCTCGTCGGCCCGCGTCCGCACGCCCTCCAGGCAAAGGCCGCCAACGAGCTCTATGACCAGGTCGTCGACGGCTACTTCGCCCGCCACAAGGTCAAGCCCGGCATTACCGGTTGGGCGCAGATCAACGGCTGGCGCGGTGAGACCGATACGCAGGAGAAGATCCAGCGCCGCGTCGAGCACGACCTGTATTACATCGAGAACTGGTCGGTGCTGTTCGATCTGCAGATCCTGGCGATGACCCCCTTCGCCCTGCTGAAGACGGAGAATGCCTATTGA
- a CDS encoding glycosyltransferase: protein MAYGPLRILHVFRAPIGGLFRHVIDLACEQAARGHAVGLFFDSSQTNARTDAMIERARPALELGITRVAMTRNPSARDLAALRALARLQRDIGASVLHGHGSKGGLYARALARRHAPDAVRAYTPHGGSFHFGPGNPRHHLYMAAERWMARRTDVFLFESRHVASRFDHYVGATDRPAMIVHNGLYPAEFEPVDNADAAFDLIFIGEMLLAKGVDTLLQAMRLIRQKRGSAPRLLAVGSGPDRVLLMQRASEYGLIEDVTFEDAQPIRDVLARARIMVMPSHAESLPYVVLEAAAAGMPIVSTNVGGIPDILAPCVDTLVEPGDVGALAQAILRQLTEDAAATHSRIEQTRAFLETNFSVASMTDAVLAGYQKGAERRAAAVPSR from the coding sequence GTGGCATACGGGCCGCTTCGCATTCTGCACGTGTTTCGCGCGCCGATCGGCGGGCTGTTTCGCCATGTGATCGACCTTGCCTGCGAGCAGGCGGCACGGGGTCATGCAGTGGGTCTTTTCTTTGATTCCTCGCAAACCAATGCCCGCACCGATGCGATGATCGAACGGGCGCGGCCCGCGCTGGAGCTCGGCATCACCCGGGTAGCGATGACACGAAACCCGTCTGCGCGCGACCTCGCGGCCCTGCGCGCGCTGGCCCGTCTGCAACGTGACATCGGTGCGAGCGTGCTGCACGGGCACGGCTCCAAGGGCGGGCTTTATGCGCGGGCCCTGGCGCGCCGTCACGCCCCTGATGCGGTGCGCGCCTACACGCCCCATGGTGGCAGCTTCCATTTCGGCCCCGGCAATCCCCGCCACCACCTGTACATGGCGGCGGAACGGTGGATGGCGCGCCGAACCGACGTGTTTCTGTTCGAGAGCCGCCATGTCGCGAGCCGTTTCGATCACTATGTCGGCGCCACCGATCGCCCCGCCATGATTGTTCATAACGGCTTGTATCCGGCGGAGTTCGAGCCCGTCGACAATGCGGATGCCGCCTTCGATCTCATCTTCATCGGCGAGATGCTGCTCGCCAAGGGTGTGGATACGCTGCTGCAGGCGATGCGGCTGATCCGGCAGAAACGCGGCAGCGCCCCGCGCCTCCTCGCCGTGGGATCGGGCCCCGACCGGGTCTTGCTGATGCAACGGGCGAGCGAATACGGCCTGATCGAGGATGTGACTTTCGAGGATGCCCAGCCGATCCGCGACGTGCTCGCGCGGGCGCGGATCATGGTGATGCCCTCGCACGCGGAATCCCTGCCCTATGTCGTGCTCGAAGCGGCGGCTGCCGGCATGCCGATAGTCTCGACCAATGTCGGCGGTATCCCCGATATCCTGGCACCTTGCGTCGATACGCTCGTCGAGCCAGGCGATGTTGGCGCACTCGCCCAGGCCATCCTGCGTCAGCTCACCGAGGATGCAGCGGCCACGCATTCCCGGATTGAGCAGACCCGCGCCTTTCTCGAAACGAATTTTTCCGTCGCCAGCATGACCGATGCCGTTCTTGCGGGTTACCAAAAGGGAGCGGAGCGTCGTGCCGCTGCTGTGCCATCACGTTAA
- a CDS encoding polysaccharide biosynthesis/export family protein: MNRRKTLALLLTAAALPGCAALTVRRDDESFSARDYRLATDDRVRLIVFGQDSLSNIYMVDGSGAITVPLIGAVTVEGLTTTQAAERVADRLGSGFIREPRVTVEIDTYRPFYIMGEVTRGGQYDYVAGMSVENAIAIAGGFTPRAVRSSVTVSRKIGDETDRFNAPIDYTLRPGDTVIVRERWF; encoded by the coding sequence ATGAACAGGCGCAAGACACTCGCTCTCCTGCTGACAGCGGCTGCACTTCCAGGTTGTGCAGCTTTGACGGTGCGACGCGATGACGAAAGCTTTTCGGCGCGCGATTATCGTCTGGCTACGGACGATCGGGTACGGCTGATCGTGTTCGGGCAGGATTCGCTGTCCAACATCTACATGGTCGATGGCAGCGGGGCGATCACGGTGCCGCTGATCGGCGCCGTCACCGTCGAGGGGCTGACGACGACGCAAGCGGCGGAGCGCGTCGCCGATCGCCTCGGCTCGGGCTTCATCCGCGAGCCGCGCGTCACCGTCGAAATCGATACCTACCGCCCCTTCTACATCATGGGCGAGGTCACGCGGGGCGGTCAGTACGACTATGTTGCCGGCATGAGCGTGGAGAACGCGATCGCGATCGCGGGCGGCTTCACGCCGCGGGCCGTACGCAGTTCCGTCACGGTTTCGCGCAAGATCGGGGATGAAACCGATCGCTTCAATGCGCCGATCGATTACACGTTGCGCCCGGGCGATACCGTGATCGTGCGCGAGCGCTGGTTCTGA